From a region of the Mytilus galloprovincialis chromosome 3, xbMytGall1.hap1.1, whole genome shotgun sequence genome:
- the LOC143067211 gene encoding uncharacterized protein LOC143067211 isoform X3 yields the protein MYHTNEQFEDGYPQDKVYQHTGNEATYLDKKQIDYKKDIPFYKDIKTGPSYIKPREPISFREKVSYRNQEEWERTKPPGQYTKEGDFIKESIKKARQERMAKEKELISRRENYNSKGPLMSTRADPPLKDGYDTNAKDDFDVPKEPAIVLDKGYPDMSTKFGDGGFYNDSGIPSDMIGSMSPRKGMVGKSFGKLEVADEIAIMLQRKGAGVKDQEDPKSAGGPASAIRIDDLKDDFLICENCKREYDEKTHIPRVLPCLHTYCQRCLGDITRDWTVACPTCKSQHHIPGDSVANFPKDNTRRSLRDFVHLKKKGQRVACRDCPDSGVAAFFCKDCYSFMCHECRKAHLRNFMSRNHNIVLLDQIQNSGIEPFLRNETCDRQGHDGQPLVYFCVSKTCNKPVCKMCTVLEHQSDRGHMVRRLGDAYEDHKEQVSNLVKQVEDKITLSKTVMIETEDEMRNLDKKQTDITKEIDHEIDEGVHMLEVRRRELKDTLKEKCKKKRGVLQSQREGLKYNLSLMSSAKEFTSHIMTHSMPAEFVLLTDTLRNRLVFLRDNHIDSCPLENSFIAFDKDKMGAAFKQYIIDMGKIRSTAIFPPKTLVEAMDVPVENEAEVLKVFLYDSKGTPQKDSFDCVLVDIKDPKGRMHPATVEDSKTLEGCYRVYYTANMTGAHIAYVRVLGRLVREEGFPFLSKSPGEIDKRFGDILCPGFLFDSSTAHSEREVSGNGRMLKSDITTLKKNTTRHVKKFKAGKAFPWDDPSQDTGRTEKGKLLDESDAKKLRKYCGVIGTRPFRDTGRYYYEAMISFRIHVNLVRNALIFEVGLGRWDSIHASFYVGAQSYAWSFSAERCNEHKQLCHKFRHKRTLLLHSPLSSDTAGTVMTMTYGFLVDVDNRQWSIIDNLSQKILYSFRNLDFSEPLWPVFGTYNPYSAHVEMHLKSGSSVGKIPAIATLI from the exons ATGTACCATACAAATGAACAATTCGAGGATGGTTATCCTCAAGACAAAGTATATCAACATACTGGAAATGAG GCAACTTATCTAGACAAGAAGCAAATAGACTATAAGAAGGACATTCCGTTCTACAAAGACATTAAAACCGGACCATCATATATAAAACCTCGTGAACCAATATCTTTCCGCGAGAAGGTAAGCTACCGGAACCAAGAGGAATGGGAGAGAACAAAACCCCCCGGACAGTACACAAAGGAAGGCGACTTCATTAAAGAAAGCATTAAAAAAGCCCGACAAGAACGAATGGCAAAAGAAAAGGAACTGATTAGTAGGAGAGAAAATTATAACTCAAAAGGACCGCTTATGTCAACCCGTGCTGATCCTCCGCTAAAAGATGGATATGATACAAACGCAAAAGATGATTTTGATGTTCCCAAAGAACCTGCTATAGTTTTGGATAAAGGTTATCCAGATATGTCGACCAAATTTGGAGATGGGGGGTTTTACAATGACTCAGGTATACCAAGCGACATGATTGGAAGCATGAGTCCACGGAAAGGGATGGTCGGCAAAAGCTTTGGAAAACTCGAGGTTGCAGACGAGATTGCGATCATGTTACAAAGAAAGGGAGCCGGTGTGAAG GACCAAGAAGATCCAAAATCTGCAGGGGGTCCAGCCTCAGCGATCAGAATAGACGACTTAAAAGATGATTTTCTGAtatgtgaaaattgtaaaaggGAATATGACGAGAAAACCCATATACCAAGAGTATTGCCTTGTCTTCATACATACTGTCAACGTTGCCTAGGTGATATTACACGCGACTGGACAGTTGCATGTCCAACCTGTAAATCTCAGCATCACATCCCTGGAGACAGTGTAGCTAACTTTCCGAAAGATAATACCAGACGCAGCCTTCGTGATTTCGTCCATCTAAAAAAGAAAGGACAGCGTGTTGCATGCAGAGATTGTCCTGATTCAGGTGTTGCTGCTTTCTTTTGTAAGGACTGCTACTCTTTTATGTGTCATGAATGCCGTAAAGCTCATCTCCGAAACTTTATGTCTAGAAATCATAACATTGTTTTATTGGATCAAATTCAAAACTCTGGTATTGAACCGTTCCTACGAAATGAAACTTGTGACCGCCAAGGTCACGATGGGCAACCATTGGTCTACTTTTGTGTATCCAAGACATGCAACAAACCCGTTTGCAAAATGTGCACTGTCTTAGAACACCAGTCTGACAGAGGACATATGGTAAGGCGACTTGGAGATGCATATGAAGACCACAAAGAACAAGTAAGTAATTTGGTCAAACAAGTAGAAGATAAAATTACTCTTAGCAAAACAGTGATGATTGAAACGGAAGACGAGATGCGTAATTTAGATAAGAAACAGACCGACATTACCAAAGAAATAGACCATGAGATAGATGAAGGGGTTCACATGCTTGAAGTACGCAGAAGAGAACTCAAAGatacattaaaagaaaaatgtaagaaaaagagAGGAGTATTGCAGTCACAAAGAGAAGGCTTGAAGTATAACCTGTCATTGATGTCATCTGCTAAGGAGTTTACAAGTCATATAATGACACACAGTATGCCTGCTGAGTTTGTCCTCCTAACAGACACGTTACGTAATCGTTTGGTCTTTTTAAGAGACAATCATATTGACAGCTGTCCATTAGAAAACTCATTTATAGCCTTTGATAAAGACAAAATGGGAGCAGCGTTTAAACAATACATCATTGATATGGGAAAGATAAGATCAACCGCCATTTTCCCTCCGAAGACATTGGTAGAGGCTATGGATGTTCCAGTTGAGAACGAGGCCGAAGTCTTGAAAGTGTTTCTCTATGACAGTAAAGGAACACCACAAAAAGATAGCTTCGATTGTGTATTGGTAGATATTAAAGATCCAAAGGGAAGAATGCACCCGGCGACAGTGGAAGATTCCAAAACCTTAGAAGGATGCTATAGGGTTTATTATACGGCAAACATGACTGGAGCACATATTGCCTACGTCAGAGTCCTTGGAAGACTTGTCAGAGAAGAAGGATTTCCATTCCTGTCCAAGTCTCCAG gagAGATTGATAAAAGATTCGGGGATATACTGT GTCCTGGTTTCCTGTTTGATTCCAGTACAGCTCATTCCGAACGAGAAGTTAGTGGTAATGGACGAATGTTGAAATCTGACATCACAACGCTGAAAAAGAATACAACCCGCCATGTTAAAAAGTTTAAAG CAGGGAAGGCGTTCCCGTGGGACGACCCTTCTCAGGATACTGGTAGGACAGAAAAGGGGAAACTTTTAGATGAAAGTGACGCAAAGAAGCTACGTAAATATTGTGGAGTAATTGGAACACGGCCATTTAGAGACACGGGTCGTTATTATTATGAGGCGATGATTTCTTTTCGTATACATGTCAATCTGGTTAGAAATGCATTAATATTTGAAGTTGGTCTCGGCCGTTGGGATAGTATCCATGCAAGCTTTTACGTTGGTGCACAGTCATATGCATGGTCGTTTTCAGCAGAAAGATGTAACGAGCATAAACAACTTTGTCACAAATTTCGCCATAAGAGGACGCTTTTGTTGCATTCTCCATTATCCTCCGACACTGCTGGTACTGTGATGACGATGACATACGGGTTCTTGGTGGATGTTGACAATCGTCAGTGGTCTATAATTGACAATCTCAGCCAGAAGATTCTGTATAGTTTCAGAAATCTTGACTTCAGCGAACCACTCTGGCCTGTATTTGGTACTTATAACCCATATTCTGCACATGTAGAGATGCATCTAAAATCAGGTAGCTCTGTTGGTAAAATACCTGCAATTGCTACATTGATATAA
- the LOC143067211 gene encoding uncharacterized protein LOC143067211 isoform X1 gives MTSYAYRGRYERDVAAIPGPYTKPLPKTINAHTAKDVFNVPNEPAVILDKNMYHTNEQFEDGYPQDKVYQHTGNEATYLDKKQIDYKKDIPFYKDIKTGPSYIKPREPISFREKVSYRNQEEWERTKPPGQYTKEGDFIKESIKKARQERMAKEKELISRRENYNSKGPLMSTRADPPLKDGYDTNAKDDFDVPKEPAIVLDKGYPDMSTKFGDGGFYNDSGIPSDMIGSMSPRKGMVGKSFGKLEVADEIAIMLQRKGAGVKDQEDPKSAGGPASAIRIDDLKDDFLICENCKREYDEKTHIPRVLPCLHTYCQRCLGDITRDWTVACPTCKSQHHIPGDSVANFPKDNTRRSLRDFVHLKKKGQRVACRDCPDSGVAAFFCKDCYSFMCHECRKAHLRNFMSRNHNIVLLDQIQNSGIEPFLRNETCDRQGHDGQPLVYFCVSKTCNKPVCKMCTVLEHQSDRGHMVRRLGDAYEDHKEQVSNLVKQVEDKITLSKTVMIETEDEMRNLDKKQTDITKEIDHEIDEGVHMLEVRRRELKDTLKEKCKKKRGVLQSQREGLKYNLSLMSSAKEFTSHIMTHSMPAEFVLLTDTLRNRLVFLRDNHIDSCPLENSFIAFDKDKMGAAFKQYIIDMGKIRSTAIFPPKTLVEAMDVPVENEAEVLKVFLYDSKGTPQKDSFDCVLVDIKDPKGRMHPATVEDSKTLEGCYRVYYTANMTGAHIAYVRVLGRLVREEGFPFLSKSPGEIDKRFGDILCPGFLFDSSTAHSEREVSGNGRMLKSDITTLKKNTTRHVKKFKAGKAFPWDDPSQDTGRTEKGKLLDESDAKKLRKYCGVIGTRPFRDTGRYYYEAMISFRIHVNLVRNALIFEVGLGRWDSIHASFYVGAQSYAWSFSAERCNEHKQLCHKFRHKRTLLLHSPLSSDTAGTVMTMTYGFLVDVDNRQWSIIDNLSQKILYSFRNLDFSEPLWPVFGTYNPYSAHVEMHLKSGSSVGKIPAIATLI, from the exons ATg ACAAGTTACGCCTACAGAGGACGATATGAAAGAGATGTTGCTGCCATACCGGGACCGTATACCAAACCATTACCCAAAACAATAAAT GCACATACCGCTAAAGATGTATTTAATGTTCCTAATGAACCGGCTGTTATCTTAGACAAAAACATGTACCATACAAATGAACAATTCGAGGATGGTTATCCTCAAGACAAAGTATATCAACATACTGGAAATGAG GCAACTTATCTAGACAAGAAGCAAATAGACTATAAGAAGGACATTCCGTTCTACAAAGACATTAAAACCGGACCATCATATATAAAACCTCGTGAACCAATATCTTTCCGCGAGAAGGTAAGCTACCGGAACCAAGAGGAATGGGAGAGAACAAAACCCCCCGGACAGTACACAAAGGAAGGCGACTTCATTAAAGAAAGCATTAAAAAAGCCCGACAAGAACGAATGGCAAAAGAAAAGGAACTGATTAGTAGGAGAGAAAATTATAACTCAAAAGGACCGCTTATGTCAACCCGTGCTGATCCTCCGCTAAAAGATGGATATGATACAAACGCAAAAGATGATTTTGATGTTCCCAAAGAACCTGCTATAGTTTTGGATAAAGGTTATCCAGATATGTCGACCAAATTTGGAGATGGGGGGTTTTACAATGACTCAGGTATACCAAGCGACATGATTGGAAGCATGAGTCCACGGAAAGGGATGGTCGGCAAAAGCTTTGGAAAACTCGAGGTTGCAGACGAGATTGCGATCATGTTACAAAGAAAGGGAGCCGGTGTGAAG GACCAAGAAGATCCAAAATCTGCAGGGGGTCCAGCCTCAGCGATCAGAATAGACGACTTAAAAGATGATTTTCTGAtatgtgaaaattgtaaaaggGAATATGACGAGAAAACCCATATACCAAGAGTATTGCCTTGTCTTCATACATACTGTCAACGTTGCCTAGGTGATATTACACGCGACTGGACAGTTGCATGTCCAACCTGTAAATCTCAGCATCACATCCCTGGAGACAGTGTAGCTAACTTTCCGAAAGATAATACCAGACGCAGCCTTCGTGATTTCGTCCATCTAAAAAAGAAAGGACAGCGTGTTGCATGCAGAGATTGTCCTGATTCAGGTGTTGCTGCTTTCTTTTGTAAGGACTGCTACTCTTTTATGTGTCATGAATGCCGTAAAGCTCATCTCCGAAACTTTATGTCTAGAAATCATAACATTGTTTTATTGGATCAAATTCAAAACTCTGGTATTGAACCGTTCCTACGAAATGAAACTTGTGACCGCCAAGGTCACGATGGGCAACCATTGGTCTACTTTTGTGTATCCAAGACATGCAACAAACCCGTTTGCAAAATGTGCACTGTCTTAGAACACCAGTCTGACAGAGGACATATGGTAAGGCGACTTGGAGATGCATATGAAGACCACAAAGAACAAGTAAGTAATTTGGTCAAACAAGTAGAAGATAAAATTACTCTTAGCAAAACAGTGATGATTGAAACGGAAGACGAGATGCGTAATTTAGATAAGAAACAGACCGACATTACCAAAGAAATAGACCATGAGATAGATGAAGGGGTTCACATGCTTGAAGTACGCAGAAGAGAACTCAAAGatacattaaaagaaaaatgtaagaaaaagagAGGAGTATTGCAGTCACAAAGAGAAGGCTTGAAGTATAACCTGTCATTGATGTCATCTGCTAAGGAGTTTACAAGTCATATAATGACACACAGTATGCCTGCTGAGTTTGTCCTCCTAACAGACACGTTACGTAATCGTTTGGTCTTTTTAAGAGACAATCATATTGACAGCTGTCCATTAGAAAACTCATTTATAGCCTTTGATAAAGACAAAATGGGAGCAGCGTTTAAACAATACATCATTGATATGGGAAAGATAAGATCAACCGCCATTTTCCCTCCGAAGACATTGGTAGAGGCTATGGATGTTCCAGTTGAGAACGAGGCCGAAGTCTTGAAAGTGTTTCTCTATGACAGTAAAGGAACACCACAAAAAGATAGCTTCGATTGTGTATTGGTAGATATTAAAGATCCAAAGGGAAGAATGCACCCGGCGACAGTGGAAGATTCCAAAACCTTAGAAGGATGCTATAGGGTTTATTATACGGCAAACATGACTGGAGCACATATTGCCTACGTCAGAGTCCTTGGAAGACTTGTCAGAGAAGAAGGATTTCCATTCCTGTCCAAGTCTCCAG gagAGATTGATAAAAGATTCGGGGATATACTGT GTCCTGGTTTCCTGTTTGATTCCAGTACAGCTCATTCCGAACGAGAAGTTAGTGGTAATGGACGAATGTTGAAATCTGACATCACAACGCTGAAAAAGAATACAACCCGCCATGTTAAAAAGTTTAAAG CAGGGAAGGCGTTCCCGTGGGACGACCCTTCTCAGGATACTGGTAGGACAGAAAAGGGGAAACTTTTAGATGAAAGTGACGCAAAGAAGCTACGTAAATATTGTGGAGTAATTGGAACACGGCCATTTAGAGACACGGGTCGTTATTATTATGAGGCGATGATTTCTTTTCGTATACATGTCAATCTGGTTAGAAATGCATTAATATTTGAAGTTGGTCTCGGCCGTTGGGATAGTATCCATGCAAGCTTTTACGTTGGTGCACAGTCATATGCATGGTCGTTTTCAGCAGAAAGATGTAACGAGCATAAACAACTTTGTCACAAATTTCGCCATAAGAGGACGCTTTTGTTGCATTCTCCATTATCCTCCGACACTGCTGGTACTGTGATGACGATGACATACGGGTTCTTGGTGGATGTTGACAATCGTCAGTGGTCTATAATTGACAATCTCAGCCAGAAGATTCTGTATAGTTTCAGAAATCTTGACTTCAGCGAACCACTCTGGCCTGTATTTGGTACTTATAACCCATATTCTGCACATGTAGAGATGCATCTAAAATCAGGTAGCTCTGTTGGTAAAATACCTGCAATTGCTACATTGATATAA
- the LOC143067211 gene encoding uncharacterized protein LOC143067211 isoform X2, which yields MTSYAYRGRYERDVAAIPGPYTKPLPKTINATYLDKKQIDYKKDIPFYKDIKTGPSYIKPREPISFREKVSYRNQEEWERTKPPGQYTKEGDFIKESIKKARQERMAKEKELISRRENYNSKGPLMSTRADPPLKDGYDTNAKDDFDVPKEPAIVLDKGYPDMSTKFGDGGFYNDSGIPSDMIGSMSPRKGMVGKSFGKLEVADEIAIMLQRKGAGVKDQEDPKSAGGPASAIRIDDLKDDFLICENCKREYDEKTHIPRVLPCLHTYCQRCLGDITRDWTVACPTCKSQHHIPGDSVANFPKDNTRRSLRDFVHLKKKGQRVACRDCPDSGVAAFFCKDCYSFMCHECRKAHLRNFMSRNHNIVLLDQIQNSGIEPFLRNETCDRQGHDGQPLVYFCVSKTCNKPVCKMCTVLEHQSDRGHMVRRLGDAYEDHKEQVSNLVKQVEDKITLSKTVMIETEDEMRNLDKKQTDITKEIDHEIDEGVHMLEVRRRELKDTLKEKCKKKRGVLQSQREGLKYNLSLMSSAKEFTSHIMTHSMPAEFVLLTDTLRNRLVFLRDNHIDSCPLENSFIAFDKDKMGAAFKQYIIDMGKIRSTAIFPPKTLVEAMDVPVENEAEVLKVFLYDSKGTPQKDSFDCVLVDIKDPKGRMHPATVEDSKTLEGCYRVYYTANMTGAHIAYVRVLGRLVREEGFPFLSKSPGEIDKRFGDILCPGFLFDSSTAHSEREVSGNGRMLKSDITTLKKNTTRHVKKFKAGKAFPWDDPSQDTGRTEKGKLLDESDAKKLRKYCGVIGTRPFRDTGRYYYEAMISFRIHVNLVRNALIFEVGLGRWDSIHASFYVGAQSYAWSFSAERCNEHKQLCHKFRHKRTLLLHSPLSSDTAGTVMTMTYGFLVDVDNRQWSIIDNLSQKILYSFRNLDFSEPLWPVFGTYNPYSAHVEMHLKSGSSVGKIPAIATLI from the exons ATg ACAAGTTACGCCTACAGAGGACGATATGAAAGAGATGTTGCTGCCATACCGGGACCGTATACCAAACCATTACCCAAAACAATAAAT GCAACTTATCTAGACAAGAAGCAAATAGACTATAAGAAGGACATTCCGTTCTACAAAGACATTAAAACCGGACCATCATATATAAAACCTCGTGAACCAATATCTTTCCGCGAGAAGGTAAGCTACCGGAACCAAGAGGAATGGGAGAGAACAAAACCCCCCGGACAGTACACAAAGGAAGGCGACTTCATTAAAGAAAGCATTAAAAAAGCCCGACAAGAACGAATGGCAAAAGAAAAGGAACTGATTAGTAGGAGAGAAAATTATAACTCAAAAGGACCGCTTATGTCAACCCGTGCTGATCCTCCGCTAAAAGATGGATATGATACAAACGCAAAAGATGATTTTGATGTTCCCAAAGAACCTGCTATAGTTTTGGATAAAGGTTATCCAGATATGTCGACCAAATTTGGAGATGGGGGGTTTTACAATGACTCAGGTATACCAAGCGACATGATTGGAAGCATGAGTCCACGGAAAGGGATGGTCGGCAAAAGCTTTGGAAAACTCGAGGTTGCAGACGAGATTGCGATCATGTTACAAAGAAAGGGAGCCGGTGTGAAG GACCAAGAAGATCCAAAATCTGCAGGGGGTCCAGCCTCAGCGATCAGAATAGACGACTTAAAAGATGATTTTCTGAtatgtgaaaattgtaaaaggGAATATGACGAGAAAACCCATATACCAAGAGTATTGCCTTGTCTTCATACATACTGTCAACGTTGCCTAGGTGATATTACACGCGACTGGACAGTTGCATGTCCAACCTGTAAATCTCAGCATCACATCCCTGGAGACAGTGTAGCTAACTTTCCGAAAGATAATACCAGACGCAGCCTTCGTGATTTCGTCCATCTAAAAAAGAAAGGACAGCGTGTTGCATGCAGAGATTGTCCTGATTCAGGTGTTGCTGCTTTCTTTTGTAAGGACTGCTACTCTTTTATGTGTCATGAATGCCGTAAAGCTCATCTCCGAAACTTTATGTCTAGAAATCATAACATTGTTTTATTGGATCAAATTCAAAACTCTGGTATTGAACCGTTCCTACGAAATGAAACTTGTGACCGCCAAGGTCACGATGGGCAACCATTGGTCTACTTTTGTGTATCCAAGACATGCAACAAACCCGTTTGCAAAATGTGCACTGTCTTAGAACACCAGTCTGACAGAGGACATATGGTAAGGCGACTTGGAGATGCATATGAAGACCACAAAGAACAAGTAAGTAATTTGGTCAAACAAGTAGAAGATAAAATTACTCTTAGCAAAACAGTGATGATTGAAACGGAAGACGAGATGCGTAATTTAGATAAGAAACAGACCGACATTACCAAAGAAATAGACCATGAGATAGATGAAGGGGTTCACATGCTTGAAGTACGCAGAAGAGAACTCAAAGatacattaaaagaaaaatgtaagaaaaagagAGGAGTATTGCAGTCACAAAGAGAAGGCTTGAAGTATAACCTGTCATTGATGTCATCTGCTAAGGAGTTTACAAGTCATATAATGACACACAGTATGCCTGCTGAGTTTGTCCTCCTAACAGACACGTTACGTAATCGTTTGGTCTTTTTAAGAGACAATCATATTGACAGCTGTCCATTAGAAAACTCATTTATAGCCTTTGATAAAGACAAAATGGGAGCAGCGTTTAAACAATACATCATTGATATGGGAAAGATAAGATCAACCGCCATTTTCCCTCCGAAGACATTGGTAGAGGCTATGGATGTTCCAGTTGAGAACGAGGCCGAAGTCTTGAAAGTGTTTCTCTATGACAGTAAAGGAACACCACAAAAAGATAGCTTCGATTGTGTATTGGTAGATATTAAAGATCCAAAGGGAAGAATGCACCCGGCGACAGTGGAAGATTCCAAAACCTTAGAAGGATGCTATAGGGTTTATTATACGGCAAACATGACTGGAGCACATATTGCCTACGTCAGAGTCCTTGGAAGACTTGTCAGAGAAGAAGGATTTCCATTCCTGTCCAAGTCTCCAG gagAGATTGATAAAAGATTCGGGGATATACTGT GTCCTGGTTTCCTGTTTGATTCCAGTACAGCTCATTCCGAACGAGAAGTTAGTGGTAATGGACGAATGTTGAAATCTGACATCACAACGCTGAAAAAGAATACAACCCGCCATGTTAAAAAGTTTAAAG CAGGGAAGGCGTTCCCGTGGGACGACCCTTCTCAGGATACTGGTAGGACAGAAAAGGGGAAACTTTTAGATGAAAGTGACGCAAAGAAGCTACGTAAATATTGTGGAGTAATTGGAACACGGCCATTTAGAGACACGGGTCGTTATTATTATGAGGCGATGATTTCTTTTCGTATACATGTCAATCTGGTTAGAAATGCATTAATATTTGAAGTTGGTCTCGGCCGTTGGGATAGTATCCATGCAAGCTTTTACGTTGGTGCACAGTCATATGCATGGTCGTTTTCAGCAGAAAGATGTAACGAGCATAAACAACTTTGTCACAAATTTCGCCATAAGAGGACGCTTTTGTTGCATTCTCCATTATCCTCCGACACTGCTGGTACTGTGATGACGATGACATACGGGTTCTTGGTGGATGTTGACAATCGTCAGTGGTCTATAATTGACAATCTCAGCCAGAAGATTCTGTATAGTTTCAGAAATCTTGACTTCAGCGAACCACTCTGGCCTGTATTTGGTACTTATAACCCATATTCTGCACATGTAGAGATGCATCTAAAATCAGGTAGCTCTGTTGGTAAAATACCTGCAATTGCTACATTGATATAA